The following DNA comes from Anastrepha obliqua isolate idAnaObli1 chromosome 1, idAnaObli1_1.0, whole genome shotgun sequence.
CAGATCTGCACTTCCGCTCGATCGAATGCAAACTCTGCACCGAAGCTATTCCGAATATAGGCGCATTACGACAGCACTTGCAAACTCATTATAAACCCGAAACTTTGTGTTTAGATGTTGAAGGTGAAGTAGTTAAAGAGCTGTTTCCTAATTCTAATTGCGATATAGGCAAAATTAAGACGCAGATATGCAAAGACATTAAAGATCAGCGCTATGCGAAATATTATGCCATTGTTAATGCGTACGGTTATGAAATGGCGCTTAGCGATTCTGATTCAGAGTCCAATACGAGTGAGACTAAGTACGAATGTGAGTTGTGTCATGCAAAGTTTGCGCGCAAGTATCAATTATTTCAACATTCCAAGACAGAACATGCAGAAGAGAAACTGCCACATAAGTGCAACGTTTGCAAGTTGGAATTCGTTAgcggaaaaatgtttgagttACATTCACGCACCCAATGTAGAAATCGGGACAGAAAATATCAATGCCTCAAATGTCCGGGCAAGTTCGTGTGGTTACATAATCTTCAAGGGCACAAGTGCTCCAATCGCTTGAATGTGTATGTGCCCAAATGGCCAGATAAACGCAAACTCCATCTACTGCAGTGCAATTTTTGCGATAAAACATTCCGTTATGCAACCGACTTGAAGCGCCATCAAGAGACGCACAGCTTGAACAGCCGTTCCCATGTGTGCGCTATATGCAGTCAACCTTTTTTGAAGGCCGAGAATTTGCGTCAACATTTGCGGCAGGCTCACGACCAGATAAAACGTCGTATTGAATGCTGCCTATGTAGCGAAAAACTGAAAACCCTAGCTCAGCTGCGTACTCATTTGTCCCATCATTCGGATGGTTGGACGGATATCAGGTACACAGAGGGGAAGTATTTTAAGGTACATTGGCCGCAAGGTTGCCGGGGAAAAGAGGCGGAATTGGAACAGAGTATTGTGATCGATTTTGCCGGACAGAATTTGACGAATTATTACTCAGCTATGGATGAGAGTGGCAACGAGCTGGATTTAAATGACTCGGAGACGGATCTGGAGCTGGAAAGTGGTAACGCGCCCAGTGAACAACTTTCAACTACTTCCTACACTTGCGACTTGTGCGCCGAAGTATTTTTCAGGAGAAAACGCATTCTACATCATCAACACAGTGCACATGCGGAAGAGAAGCAACCATTTCCTCATGCTTGTAATCGTTGTGAAAAACGATATGTTTGCTCGGGCTTATTGGAACAACACTACAAACGCGATTGTGGTAACATTTATAAGCGTTTCGATTGCCAACGCTGTTCAGCGCGTTTTGTGTGGGAGGAAAATCTGCACCAGCATATGCAACGCCAGCACATTGACCCGGAACAGCAAATAAGTCGTCAGCTTGCCAATAAACTGCAATGTGACCAATGCAATAAAGTGTTTGTTTGGCCAAAGGATCTAACGCGGCACAAGCGCATACACATGCCAGATGACGAGAAGTTCGAATGTCCATACTGCGAGCGCAAATTCTATCGGAAAGACCATTTACATACGCATCTGAAAGTGCACGGTGCTAGCGGCAACATGGCAGCAGCGACTACAACAGCAGCGGCTAGTAAACGCGAGTTAAATCGTAAGGTGAATGGTAAGCagtaaaagttaaatatttgccttgaaaaacattttaatattacTATGTATCTTAGCTGTGGATCCGCACCTTTGCAAACCGAACGGCTGCAAATGTGTGCAATGCAAAATCTGTCTCTCCAAGCATACAAAAATAGCCGATCTGCGTGCTCATCTGCTAGAGCATCGTACAGACGTCTCTTTGTCACAACACGTCACAACTGATTGGGAAATATCTATACTTTTCTATCCCGACGAGGCGCCGATGACCAAGGAGATGCTGATGTCACGCATGAAAGCAGATATAAATGCCGGCCAGCTAGACCGATTTTACTCGATCACAAATGAATTGGGGCATGAGTTAAGTATTAGCGGCTCTGATACTGATGATACCGATTCGGATTCGGAACCTGACGAAGCATTGCATAATGTGACAGGCAATATTATACGCCACCCAAGACGCTCAACGTACAATTGCGATTTGTGCAGCGTCACATTTACGCGGAAGTATAAACTTTTTGCGCATCAAGCGAGTGAGCACAGTTGGGATGAAGCGCCGCATGTATGCCAGCATTGCCAAGCGCACTTCTTGTGCGACAAGCTGTTGCAGTCGCATTACCGCCACCAGTGCAAGAATTTGCTAAAGCGTTACGTATGCCGCAAATGCCCACAACGCTTTATGTGGAAGGAGAATCTTAAATTGCATTTGCGCACAATGCATCCTGATAGTGAGGAAGTGAAAAAGGTGAGATTGCTTGAGttctgtgaatttttttaaatgggtttttttttataggtttTCGCACCCAGTTCATTTGATTGTGAGGAATGCTCAAGAAGCTTCCAGATGCAGAAGGATCTAACTCGCCATATGATGACACATCGCGCTGATGCCACCGTTTTTCCATGCCTCTGGTGTCCACGCAAATTTTACCGCAGAAGCAATTTGTATTTGCACATTAAGCGACATGGCATAACATCACATCAGTTGAGTGCAGCTGCATCTCATATAACTGCCACCAAGGGGCCAAATGGAAAGAAGGAAATCAAGTGTCGAGTATGCAATGTAGATTTCAATAGTATGTCTGCTCTACGCACTCATTTGCGCCAAGAGACATCCACGATGCTTTCGACCCATCACAATTACAATTCTCAGCAGAATTATTCAATTTTGAATGAGTTTGGATACGAATTGGATATTGATGATTCGGAGACAGATGAGGATGACAACGAAAAAATTCCAGCGAAGGCATACAAGTGCCAAATGTGTGGGTTGGTTTGCAAGCGGCGGTATGAGATGAGCCAGCATCAGTTATCGGTGCACAAGCATGAACATATAACGCTGAAATGTGACAAGTGCGTGTTTAGAACGGTTTCGAGTGTAAGTAAGAGACACCTTAAGATGTATAACATATTTAACAATACGTTTTCAACTTCCAGGACATCATGGAACATCATATGCGTACACAATGCAATAACACCGAAAAACTGCACCAATGCACGCAGTGCTCATATAAATTCATGTGGCCTGAAAATTTGGATATGCATATGAAATTGGTGCATCCACCATTGCCAGACGAGACGCTGACAAGTTCAGCCGCTTTAAATGAGGCCGTTTCCTCGGGCCGTATAGAGCCCGTGCCGCCTCAGGTATTCAATTGCGATAAATGCGATCGTCGATATAATCGCAAAGACCGCCTATTCGCACACATTAGAAAAATGCATGGCCCAGACAGTGATGCGCCTAGTTGTAGCATTAATGCAGCTAATCTGGCTTCAAGTATGTCAGCGAATGCCAAAAAAACCGGAccgaaagagaaaaaatttctCTGCGCATTTTGCGGTCGCGCTGTGAGTTCATCATCTAACTTGATTGTTCATATGCGACGCCACACTGGTGAAAAGCCTTTTCAATGTGAATTCTGCGATAAAGCGTTTCCCCGTTCCTCAGATTTAGCTTGTCACCGCCGTACCCACACAGGCGAAAAACCGCATCGTTGCACTGTTTGTGACAAATCCTTTTCACGCTCATACAagttgcacacacacatgcgcataCATTCTGGTGAAAGGCCGTACAAGTGCTCCTATTGTGAGAAGAGCTTTACTCAGTCTAATGATCTTGCACTGCATGTTCGCCGGCACACTGGCGAACGGCCGTATGTGTGTAATGTTTGCGGTGAGGGCTTCATTCAAGGAACGGCGTTGAAGAATCATCGTACTATTCGGGGACATTTCGAAACCGAAGAAATGCAGGACATTTCGATGGAAGGAGAACAAGCAAGTAGCATGTTGCAATTGGACGAGCAGGGTAACAGTCTAATACAGTTGTAAGCAAAGTTAATTAAGTGGGGTGGTGTATCTTACATACATTcgagtatgtatttacatacctatatgATAAAATACGAATAAATCGTATTAATGTTAATTTCAATAGTAATCAATGTTAAGCTTTCTTATTCTgctattgaattaaataaaagtttagtgTATTGGTGTATGAATAAATGGTTAATCTTAATATTATACTATAAATAGTAGAAGAGCACTAAACTTCGCAGCCTTTGGCAATTGGGGTCGATGCATTTTGCatatacgcttacatacatacatccgtcgaaaaaaaaaccacgcAACCCTTGTGGTtataaattttgacatttaatgttttaaatttattaatttttttttaattataatttttttttttaatttatcattaatttttttatttattattaattttttaaatttattattaaataaattaaatttaattcttaaacttattattaatttcttaaatttgttattaatatatattttttttttaatttattattaattttttttaaatttattattaattttttttaaatttattattataattttttttaattgattataaattttttttaaacttattattaatttgattttaatttattatttatttttgttttaattattattaattttttcttaatttcttattaatttttttagatttattattattttttttaatttattattaatttgttttttttttttgtaattcatcattaatttgttttttttttttaatttgttattgattttttttttatttattattgatttttttttttatttattattaattttgttaaatttaattttaactcaaagttccaaactttataCGAAATTCATCGAAATTTCCAAACTTAGTGCGTTTTACAGCCGATTCAATTTTAGCTTAATAAAGTAgttattaatttcttaaatttgttattattatttttttttttaatttattattaatttttttttaaatttattattaatttctttttaatttattattaatttttttttaaatttattattataattttttttaattgattataaattttttttaaacttattaatttgattttaatttattatttatttttgttttaattattattaattttttcttaatttcttattaatttttttagatttattattatttttttaatttttttaaatttattattaatttgttttttttttttattcatcattaatttgttttttttttttaatttgttattgattttttttttatttattattgattttttttatttattattgattttttttatttattattgatttttttttatttattattaattttgttaaatttaattttaacttaaagttccaaactttataCGAAATTCAtcgaaatttccaaatttagTGCGTGTTACAGCCGattcaattttagtttaataaagtCGCCCTGATATCTTGATTTTTTCCGCAAATGAAGGGGCCTACACTTTTGCGCTCTATAcgaacagcagatggttttttataaggagctttttgtTGGCAGAAATACTATCAGagatttgctattgcctgccgtagtacgaccgctattagtgaaaaccttttctatcactTTGGTGTTTCGGGTCCATAGTGAGTTTTGCAACTCCAATACTACCGAACGACAAGGATAATAGATAcgaggtttgctcgttaggtatggtgaaaaaaaatttttggaggggaactttggattctacgtcaaattcgctcagagccgagtaacggtctgctaggtagtacacctctaaaaatatttccacCATGACCGAACGATAGGCGTGCACAACTCATTTGGCTACTGCGGGCTTCTATCTGCTGAACTACAAATCGATTGAAACCGAAATGtctccattatttttttttattattttattttattgcctgtTTATCTAACGACAGGTCTAGGAAACGAGCTATTCCAAGCCATTAAATAACCTGCATAATGTGCAGAACACATCATCCGAGAAACATTGAACAGGTAGTAGCAGTGGGGTAAAAATAACAATTCATGGTGTACATAATACTAAAGGTGGCGCTTCCCGCAAaccattactttatttttcgcgattttcagAATTTGACAACAACCACTACTTCaattaaacaaagaaaaaggagAGAAGTTACTTGTTTGCAAATATTATCTACTTAGTGTGCTCACAATTCCTTttcttacaaatttatttatttttatttgttttttaagagctaaaattataataaaattattagtaaacgcaagcaaacgcagcgctagcagcagAGGCTCTCGGCTGTTCTTACAAATTATTTGGGTTCGGAAACACAGAATTTATGTTTGTGCACATATTATTGTGAATGCATGCTCTATAAGAAGAAGAACTAACTCATTCTACTACTCATTGAGAAAATTCGAAAACTTCGTTACATATTATCACTCGtatattgataaatatttcattatatttttattaattataccGTCTTAAttgagaaatataaatatagagCATTTATGCCATGAACAACGCCGCATATTCGGCTTCCGAGAGTGATGCTTCCGAAAGCGCGGACAATacgttttgtatatttttgcatttggtAGAAGGTGAGTTCAAATAAGAGAATAAGTGAAAGTTGGCAGATATTCGTGCTACCTTTTCCATTGTTTACGCTTAAGGAATTGGTTTACATCGTCGTGATGGCATTGGAGATTTCACTGAACGCCACAAGGACAAGGTTATTTTAACTGCAACGCTAAATGGCGTGAAATTCGAAGTCGAAGGTCACTCCACAGAGACTGTAACCATCTTTAATAGCAATTGCATCTGGGAATGTGAAATAAGCGATATCAAGCGGTTAGTAATTGTAAGGaatactattattattaaataaagatGTTGGCTGGCTGTCTATTATAGTATGAAAACTGACAATCGGCCAGTGAAGCTGGAGATATTTATCAAGAGTGGGAGAACGGATACTTCCCCTCGTCGCGCGATTGGCTCTTTCTTACTTCCCATTAGAGGTGTTCCAGTTATCgcaaacttaaaaaatgtgCAAGTAAGCCATATAACTATTACATCCCCGCAATTtaatgttatatttttatatttacttagttaAAGCTGCATTGGCATAAACTTAATGTGCTGAGCTCAGAATGGCGGCAAAATAAAcctgaaatttatttacttttggttATCGTCAAAAAGAATCTAATTGATAGTGGGCAATTTGAAGTTTTCTTGGGAAAGGTATAACAGTAAATCAACTATTCAAGTGAATTGATTTGTggcatatatatatttgcagaAAAAAGGCATGCTAAATGACGGACTTTCCCCAAAGGTGTATGAGACATCACAGATGCTGCAGTCACAAAGTAACGTATACGTACAGCTTCTAGAACAGGTAGGCCTCATACAAGTGGGCAACAATCCCGATATCGATTGTGATATATTCAACGTTACGTTGACATTTAAACAAGTTAAGAATCTAACGAAAGTGCTTGAAGTGGAGAGTAGTTATAACCGCCAAACTGGTGCGTTTGTATTTCACTATGATTTCTTGGGAAGCGTTTCACAACTGGAAATGGTTGTGAACCAGTCTGATTGCTACCCCATCAATGAAAAAATATCGCTCACTTTTAAGACGTCACTGAAGAGTTTACGTACTTATTTTCAACGAATTTTCTATATACcgataagtatatatataaatggtgGTGTGGTAGGTGAGTATGACTCGAAAACAATAATCGGTTGCACAGATAACTAATGCtaacaaaaaatactaaaaaaatttgtaacaatGGATATGCTGGCTTTAAGGCTTTAAAAGTTGTATTGCAGAAGCTCGGacaattttgagtatttttttttttcaaataccaaTTGTTCATCGCTTTTTAGTAAGCCAATTTGTTAGGGCATATTTCTGCTTTTAAGTgataatatttattcaataacatttttaaatcttAGGTATCagatttatttacttgttaccATCTAAAATATTCTTATAATTCTATTAATCCTGTAATATAACTATTAATACATTCCTTTCATTTCACAGCAATTTATCGCCTAGATTTCTCAAAACTCTTACCAGAAGATTCGTTTTTCATCACGAGTAATACCTTTAGCAAAAATGgcactttttgttttgatcGTCTAAATAAGCCGTTAAGTCCTCGAGCTGTAAAACCCTCAgtggattatattttttctatgcaGTTGGTAACAAGCTACTCTAGAAAGTCCAAAAATGACTTTATGCCGCTGACTGAGGCTTATGCGTCTTATAAGATCGACGATAAAGGTGTGGTCGACCTAACCGAGTGCTATCGAAATTTGGATTATCCCAATGCAATGCATCAAAGGCACGCTCCTTACGATTCTAGCCATATAAGTAGTcgcaattttaataattatgaaatttatgaacgCAATTATATGAAAATGCAGGCTGATGCTGCTATAATTGGACGTGTTTTGGGAGAAAATAGTGAATTATTTGCTAAATCATCCGAAGATTTTTCAAAGTGCCCAAGCACGTGCACGGATGGTAGCAAGAATTCCTTAACAACTTGCCAAAGTAAGTCGTTAGTGAGTGGCTGTTCCGATAAGCAGCTGACTCAATCACAAAATGGCATATCGAATGAGGAACATGACACAGCAACGAACTTAAATGCTCAAAACATGTTCAAAAAGTCTTCAACTCGTTCAGTTGGCGTTAATACCGAACCTTTAGAGACAGATCCCGAGGAAATGACAGTGAAAATAGTACAGGAATTAGAAGAGTGGAAGACACAACAAATGGATCACTTCATTAGAGGCTTGGAGCAAAAAGAGATTGAGTATCTGGCCGAATTGGATAAACAGTGGGAGCAACAACGCTCTATTTTGCAAGCTAGACTAGAAGCGAAGCTTTCCGAGTGTGAAAAATTGAATGCGAAATTGGAACTGGCACACGCGGAACTCAATGCAAATGCATTAAGACATCAAGAGACTATTAGCATTGTGCAAACGGTGAAGCAGGACATCGAACGAATTTATgcggaaaaatttcaaaaattggacGACGAGATGCAACGTCTCAAGAATGAAATTCAACAGCGTGCAGCAGAAAGTGTAGTACGCGATATAGAACAAGCACGGCAACATACCCAAGCGGCGAATGCCAATGACTTAGAGTCggaggaaaaattagaaatgaagaTGCGGATTGAGCAATTGGAGAAGCAATTGGCGACTATGGAGAACACGCATTTCTCAGCAGAGCAACTTCATGGGATGTTGGCGGACTTGGTAAGCAGTTTTGAGTTATGTGTTATTAGTTTTTGAGAGATATGGCTCGAATAAGTATGATGTAAAGGGCTGCTGATATTGAAAATAGCATGAAAAAAGCGGTCGGAATCAAATGGGGGATTAATACTTCGTATTACATATTGGCTTTACACTTCGGTAGTTCGGCCTATTGCTATATGGAATAATTGCGTGGTGGCTATCCTCTCCAAAGGCAAGTTATATGAAACTGCTGAGCAAGGTCCTAAGAACTGCGTTTTTATGCATCACCGGCGCTCTACGGACTACCCCAAATAAAGCGCTCAAGGTGCTGGCCAACTTGTTCGCTCTAAATGTGGTGGGAAAACACGTGACCGCCGCTTTAGCGCGTAGACTTAATAATATGGCACTATGGAAGACCCGGCGTTTCGGCCACACTTCTATACTACATACTATGAGTAGAAATCGACTACTCTTTTCCTAAATCCAGCTTCGACAGGCTCTTCAAAACTAACATCCCGTCAAGAAGAGACTGGAAAACTCAAAGACCGTTGAGAAGagggaaatacatttttacacgGATGGGTCCaaactagaaaataaagtacccaatgaagttttttcaaaaaaattaggaTTAGCCCCATCTGTCCGACTTCCGGACTATTGTAGCGTGTAGCAGGCGTAAAGGAGGTAACTGTGTGCCTTAACACACGCACCATAATaaaaactacgataaatatctGCTCGAATaaccaggcggccatcaaaccAAAAGAGTcagctatactaagatcaaaaatTGCTCAGGAATACCTGGCAGCTCTAATTGATACTAGCACCGTCTTCAAGGCCAGCCTTATATGGGTTGcaggacatagagatattgaaggaaatcgTAAGGCAGATGAggtagccagaaagggtactaatctgGAGTTtctatggcaacttgcaaattaagaataaaaaattgtattctccaggaggccaataggtcGTGGAGGGAAGAAAATGCTTGTGTTACAAGCAGGCTAATTTGGCTGCAAATAAATAGGAAAAGGTCAGGAGAATTgctcaacctctcaagagagaacatctcgaaggcCGTGGCTCTCTCTTCTAGCTtaggagtatttttttataaatactgcagatgttgtagagacgaggaagaggaagaaacagtagaacacttcctctgtaattgtccagcaTTAGCTAGGAGTGGAGCAAGGTTGTTAGGAAAACACTCTTTTgattctcttacggaactatccgaGTGTTGGGATAAAAtcctacgtttcataagagcgtCTAAATGGTTCCATGTTGAATAAGCACACTGAGGTTCCTTAGTACCTAcgtggtctaagtgagttggctattccaacccgactgccacaaaaaccgaACCTAACCTAAAGGCCTGCTGTCGACATAACAGAGTATCAAAAATGTTAGGGACTTCCAACTACTATGCAATTACAAATTAGTAAtaatgaaatttatgaacgcAATTATAAGGGCGGCCGCACTAATCGAATAGTTTGTGCGCGACTATCATTCGGTTGTGCCCAAAtaccaaatgatgaaaaaagttttttctaatatcatcCGCTCTTCAACAGACAATGAccaaccttcgagtgtatttctgccatgaaaaagctcctcataaaatactatctgccgttcggaggtggcataaaattgtacgcccctccatttgtgaaacaacaataagacgcacaccacaaataggaggaggagctcggccaaacacccaaaaagggggaGAAGGGTAAATTTCCCTAAGTGTTCGAACGCTGATAGTtctaatttaaaatatgtattaattttaaatataaagggttttccaataagaggtgttattttgatatccaaagaaaaatgctatttttaatataaattatcggatgtttattttattataaagaagaaggtatgccgttaatagtggaaaataacatcaggcaaatgaccatcacgaccacgcttacaggacaatatccctttcatgaaattttccataaccgaattgcaaattggctgccctatgtccgcgatagcctcacgaattccatctttgaggtcttgaatcgaccctgggctgttggcgtagaccttctctttgacgtagtcccaaagaaaaaagtcacaaggtgttgaaTCACAATTGAGAGATAACCCGGTCCTGaatcttttcccgtaaaagatcaatggtttcgttgcttgtgtggcacgtagcgtcatcttgttgaaaataaacgttgtccagatcaattctggccataaaaaattgttgattatctctctatagcgcaatccattcacctgtaatcctgttattggaaaacctttatacagattgaaatgaaaaattcagtAGAGTAAATTCTTTTCTTCCAGCACAAGCAAACGGAGCGTTTTGCAGATATAGAGAAAACTAAGGACTTTTACAAGAAGCAGTGGTCGAAATCGACGAAGGAATTGCATAAGCTGCAACTAGATTTGTTGAAACAACGAGAAAAGGCATTGGAAGAAAACAAAGATGAAAATGTCAAGTGAGTATTTAcgtattatctatttttttttttcgagtatttgaaaataaacacCGAAGCAGTACTCGTTTTGCGATGGAAGTCTATTTGGGCCTTAActctcttcttcttttcttatCTTGTAGCATTTGCTTGGAGGAAATTCTCGAAGAGGAACAAGAAGCATTGAACAGTGACCGTAACGAATTGAAATATATCAAGAATTTACTTTATGATTCATCAGAGTCAGCGTCACTTGACGGCGTGAATGTCGAATAAGCAACACTCAACCATTTTACGTCATCAATTGCGCTTTGTTGTGTCAATTGCACAAAATTTAACTGTGATATTTGAAGGTACTATTTTgtaaaatgtatatgtaaaagatagtatttttttaaaggaCAATATTAATTGTCACaattattgatataattttgtatgatgccaatttttattaaagttttataaataaaaaaacaaaatttgtgcttatataatataatacaatattttatatttaacagTTTTCAAAGATTTACACAATTTATATACAATAGATTAAATATATCGTCCTCTAATTCTGCACGCGTACAAAGTAAGGCAGCGTATCTAGCGGTGCTTTGTATGCCATCACCCATTTAGGACCCTGGTGAACCTCGTTTGTATTGCCATCCTTCCACTCTCCCTTAGGCAAATAGATGTCACGCGCAACAGCGCCTTGTTCAACGACGGGTGCCGCAATGATGTCATCACCGAGCGTGAATTCTTTAAGAAATAAtagttacatattttatttttatttgtttatacatTTTGCATATGAAAGTTGTAAAGAACTATAAATCAACTTACGATCGTAAATGCTTTGCGCAGTTTTATCCTTGGGATCAATCCACCAAAGTGGCAAATTCACAGGTTCACCCGTTTCCGTTGCTAATTTAAAGCGCTTGATAATTTCAGGTGCAAAATCGGCATGCATTTGCACgaattttttgctaatttcaATAGTTTCATCATCGAAGTTCCATGGCACGTAGGAAAATTGCAAACTGGGCATGAACACATTCGCTTGCAACCAGCGCAAAAATAATTCTT
Coding sequences within:
- the LOC129248575 gene encoding zinc finger protein Xfin-like isoform X1, with the protein product MVSYQCRTCRETNVGNFYSLAELLDEERYPKKTLGDFLWDIAKINNKSEDARRLPQQICGGCSRKLKNTYSFVLQAQVANKKLFASLYVESLTSNAGKDLAGKNNDCLLEAPIDIPMRQTEIKKEADFVGEEVTECSEDLTDINTNECDREGKSSNEVVQFVKEEMQIDLNPDEPDAESVSTEESIGLDPITTVETTWHSEKTGNDLFENRSDLDTSKSETPPLKRRRGRPQSAITFEYTFCEGDGRYYCNKCEKNFAWKKDAERHMKIHLGIFPYECAQCNKRFQRKDKFNKHMKLHSKQEIAISTGDGLLNVESSLQLEIEEIETSDDQSEEDSAEPASSSVLPSKRRRGRTVSTKKLEFTFCNDDGRYHCNRCDKDFAWKKDIERHVKSHFGIFPYECIKCNQRFQRKDKFAEHLKSHTSREAGTKRPRSTLRAEWNFAERLYTDLHFRSIECKLCTEAIPNIGALRQHLQTHYKPETLCLDVEGEVVKELFPNSNCDIGKIKTQICKDIKDQRYAKYYAIVNAYGYEMALSDSDSESNTSETKYECELCHAKFARKYQLFQHSKTEHAEEKLPHKCNVCKLEFVSGKMFELHSRTQCRNRDRKYQCLKCPGKFVWLHNLQGHKCSNRLNVYVPKWPDKRKLHLLQCNFCDKTFRYATDLKRHQETHSLNSRSHVCAICSQPFLKAENLRQHLRQAHDQIKRRIECCLCSEKLKTLAQLRTHLSHHSDGWTDIRYTEGKYFKVHWPQGCRGKEAELEQSIVIDFAGQNLTNYYSAMDESGNELDLNDSETDLELESGNAPSEQLSTTSYTCDLCAEVFFRRKRILHHQHSAHAEEKQPFPHACNRCEKRYVCSGLLEQHYKRDCGNIYKRFDCQRCSARFVWEENLHQHMQRQHIDPEQQISRQLANKLQCDQCNKVFVWPKDLTRHKRIHMPDDEKFECPYCERKFYRKDHLHTHLKVHGASGNMAAATTTAAASKRELNRKVNAVDPHLCKPNGCKCVQCKICLSKHTKIADLRAHLLEHRTDVSLSQHVTTDWEISILFYPDEAPMTKEMLMSRMKADINAGQLDRFYSITNELGHELSISGSDTDDTDSDSEPDEALHNVTGNIIRHPRRSTYNCDLCSVTFTRKYKLFAHQASEHSWDEAPHVCQHCQAHFLCDKLLQSHYRHQCKNLLKRYVCRKCPQRFMWKENLKLHLRTMHPDSEEVKKVFAPSSFDCEECSRSFQMQKDLTRHMMTHRADATVFPCLWCPRKFYRRSNLYLHIKRHGITSHQLSAAASHITATKGPNGKKEIKCRVCNVDFNSMSALRTHLRQETSTMLSTHHNYNSQQNYSILNEFGYELDIDDSETDEDDNEKIPAKAYKCQMCGLVCKRRYEMSQHQLSVHKHEHITLKCDKCVFRTVSSDIMEHHMRTQCNNTEKLHQCTQCSYKFMWPENLDMHMKLVHPPLPDETLTSSAALNEAVSSGRIEPVPPQVFNCDKCDRRYNRKDRLFAHIRKMHGPDSDAPSCSINAANLASSMSANAKKTGPKEKKFLCAFCGRAVSSSSNLIVHMRRHTGEKPFQCEFCDKAFPRSSDLACHRRTHTGEKPHRCTVCDKSFSRSYKLHTHMRIHSGERPYKCSYCEKSFTQSNDLALHVRRHTGERPYVCNVCGEGFIQGTALKNHRTIRGHFETEEMQDISMEGEQASSMLQLDEQGNSLIQL